Within Gemmatimonadetes bacterium SCN 70-22, the genomic segment ACCTCAAGCTCGACCGCCCCGTCGCCATCAAGACGCTCCCGTATCACCTGGCCAGCGACCCGGTATTGCGTGAACGCTTCCTTCGCGAGGCGCGCACCGCAGCCGCTCTCGCGCACCCGGGGATCGTCCCCATCCACCGCGCCGACGAGTTGGGGGAGTTCGTCTTCTTCGTGATGGGGTTCGTGGACGGCGAATCGATGGCCCAGCGGGTCCGATCCCGCGGACCCTATCCCCCGGCCGAGCTCGTCCCGCTCCTCATCGACGTCGCCTCGGCGCTCGGATATGCCCACGCCCGCGGCGTCGTGCACCGCGACATCAAGGCCGAGAACATCCTCCTCGACGCGACCGGGACGCGGGCGATGGTCACCGACTTCGGCATCGCCCGGTTGCAGCAGGCGGCGCCGCTCACCCAGACCGGGATGGTCCTGGGCACCGTGTTCTACATGAGCCCCGAACAGGTGGTGGGTGACACGCTCGACGGGCGCAGCGACCTCTATGCCTTCGGCGTCCTCGCCTTCTTCGCGCTCACGGGGCGCTTCCCGTTCGAGAGCGAGACGCCATCGGCCGTGCTCGTCGCGCACGTCACGCAGCCGCCGCCGACCATCCGCCGCATCGCTCCCGCGGTACCGCCGGCGCTCGGCGCCATCGTCGACCGTCTCCTGGCCAAGGACCGCTCGGCGCGCTTCGCCGATGCCGGCGCGCTCGTCGCCGCCCTCGCCGACGCCGCGCAGGGGATCCCCGCCGATGCCCCGGCCGCCGCCGACGTGGTGCTGTCACCCACCGAGGCGCACGCGATCTGGGAGCGGGCGGCACTGCTGCAGGAACTGACCGGGCAGGTTGCCCCCCCTGCCGTCGCCGCGCGGCGCGAGGGGACCCGGGAACCGCTGGCCACTGGGGCCGGCTACCCCGTCGGCGATGTGCGCCTGGCGGCCCGGGACGTCGGGATCGACGACAGGTACGTGGAGCGCGCCCTGGTCGAGCATGGCGTCGGCGCCGGGGTCCCCGGCGAGGTGGTGCAGCCCGGCGGGGCGATGCAGGAGCGCGTGAACCCGCTGGTCGGCGCGCACACCAGGCTCGAGTTCGAGGTGACGATCCCGGGCGAACTGACCGACCCCGACTTCGAGGATGTCGCCGACGAGATCCGGCGGAGCATCGGCGACGTGGGAACGCTGAACACCATCGGGCGCAGCGTCGCCTGGACCTCGTTCGGGACACCAACGTCGCAGCGCAAGCTGCAGCTCACGGTATCGTCCCGTAACGGCCGCACCGTCGTGCGCGGCTTCGAGGATCTCTCGCAGCTGATGGGCGGGATCTTCGGCGGGGTCGTGGGCGGGGTCGGCGGGGGCGCGGGGGCGGCGGCCTTCGGTCTCGCCATGGCGCTCACGCAGGGGGCGGTCCTCGTCGCCGCCCCCGCCTTCGTCGGGGTCGCCGGCGGCGCCTACGCCCTGGCGCGCGGCATCTTCACCACCATGTCCCGCCGGCGCGAGCGCGTGCTGCGGAGCGCCGTCGAGCGCGTGGCCCAGCGTGCGCGTGAGTGTATCGCGGCCCGTCGCCTGTCGCGCACCACCGACCCGCGCCGCCTGCCACGTTAGGCGCGGGCGCCCCCGCCGTCCATGCGGAGCTCCGGCAAGTCGCGGAACAGCTCGAGCGCCTGCGGGTTGGCCAGCGCGTCGACGTTCTTCACCGGCCGTCCGTGGATCACGTCGCGCACCGCCAGTTCCGTGATCTTCCCGCTGATGGTGCGCGGGATGTCGGCGACGGCGACGATCACCCGGGGAACATGGTGCGGCGACGTGTTGGCCCGGATCCGCTGGGCAATGCGGGCGCGCAACGCGTCGTCGAGCATCGCCCCGTCGCGGAGCCGGACGAACAGGACGATGCGCACGTCGCGGTCCCCCTCCCCGCCGGTCTCCTGCCCCACCACGAGGCTCTCCACGACCTCGGGGAGCTGCTCCACCTGGCGATAGATCTCGGCGGTCCCGATGCGCACCCCGCCCGGGTTCAGCGTGGCGTCGCTCCGCCCGCTGATGACGAGACCGCCATGCACCGTGCGCTCCGCCCAGTCGCCGTGCCGCCACACCCCCGGGTACGCCTCGAAGTATGCCGCCCGGTACCTGGCGCCATCCGGGTCGTTCCAGAAGGCGACGGGCATGCTCGGGAACGGACGCGTGCACACGAGCTCCCCCGGCTCCCCCTCCACCGGGTGCCCCCGCTCGTCGAGGATCTCCACCGCCATCCCCAGCCCCGGCACCTGCAACTCGCCGCGCCACACCGCCCCCGCCGGGTTGCCTAACGCGAAGCAGGAGATGATGTCGGTGCCTCCCGAGATGGAGCTGAGCTGCACGTCCCGCTTGATGTCGCGGTACACGTAGTCGAACGAGGGCGGGGCCAGCGGGCTCCCCGTCGAGAGCACCACCCGGAGCGCCGAGAGATCGTGGTCGCGCCCGGGGGCGAGCCCGGCCTTCTCGGCCAGCGCCAGGTACTTTGCCGAGGTCCCGAAGACGGTGATGCGCTCCGCCTCGGCCATCGCCCACAGGAGCGACCGCGACGGCGTCGACGCCTCGGCGCGCGGCGCCTCTCCCGTCCCCCGTCTCCCGTCGCCCGTCTGCACATCCAGCGCCATCGGCGCGCCGTCGTACAGCACCACCGTCGCCCCGACCGCCAGCGCGCTCACCAGCCAGTTCCACATCATCCACCCGCAGGTGGTGAAGTAGAAGATCCGGTCGTCGGCGGTCAGGTCCGTGTGGAGGACATGCTCCTTGAGGTGCTGCAGCAGCGTCCCGCCCGCCCCGTGCACCATGCACTTCGGGAGCCCGGTGGTGCCTGACGAGTACATGATGTAGAGCGGGTGATCGAACGGGAAACGCTCGAACGCCCCCTCGGTGCCGCGCCCGTCGCCGCTTCCCTCGCCCGCGAGCCGCCCGTCCCCCTCGGCCAGCCAGTCCTCCCACGCGGTCGCCTGGCGCACGCCCGACACGTCGCCCCCGGCGTCGAGATACGGAACGACGACGACCCGCTCGATGGCCGGGATTCGTGCGGCGATCTCGCGCACCCGCCCGAGCGTGTCGATCGCCTTCCCCGCGTACCGATACCCATCGCAGGCCACGAGGATGCGGGGCGCGATCTGCCCGAAGCGATCCAGAACCCCGTTCACCCCGAAGTCGGGCGAGCACGACGACCAGATCGCCCCCACCGCGGCCGTGGCCAGCATCGCGATCACCGCCTCGGGGATGTTGGGCAGGAAGGCGGCGACGCGGTCACCGGGGCCCACTCCATGTGCGCGCAGGGCGGCCGCCGCACGTTGCACCTGGCGGTAGAGCGCCGCGTGGCTCAGGCGGGCGTACCGTCCCCCCTCGTGCCACGCCACCAGCGCGTCGCGCTCGTCCCGCGCCCGCAGCAGGTTCTCGGCGAAGTTGAGCCGCGCCCCCGGGAACCAGCGCGGGCCCAGCACCGGGTCCGGCGGCGCCATCCGCCCCGCGCCGACCACCACCTGCTCCCACGCCCCCTGGCCGTCCGGGCGCTCGTCGGCGATCACGCCCCCATAGCGCCACACCGCCGGCCAGAAGCGTTCGGGATGCTCGACCGACCAGCGATGCAGTGCGGCGTAGGCGAGCGTCCCGTCCTCCCCCACGCACGGGACCCCGTCCGCCGCTTGCACCTGCCGGGCGAAGCGGACGAGGTTCGTCCGCGCCGCCCGGTCGGGCGAGGGGCGCCAGAGCGGCGCGTCGGCGACGCTCCCGTCGCGCATCGTCACCGCTCCGGCGTCAGGGCGTGCAGCCCGTCCCCTTCAGCTCCACGTTGAAGAGGAGGTTCGCGTTGCCCGGGATCGGCCCCGCCCCTCCCGCTCCGTAGCCATAGTCCGGGGGAACCAGGAGGCGACGCTTCCCGCCGATCTTCATCCCCTGCAGCCCCACCTGCCACCCGCCGATCAGTCCGGAGAGCGGGAAGCAGACGGGCGTCGTCGTGCTCGCCCGCTCGTCGACCTTGGTCCCGTTGGGGAGGTACGCGGCGTAGTACACCGAGATCGTCGGCGTCCCGGTCAGCGTCTCGCCGGTCCCCGCGACTTCATCGAGGTAGTACACGCCCGACGGGAGCTTCGTGAACTGGGCGAGGTTCACCTGCAGCGATGCGGCCCAGACCTGCTCTTCGAGGGGAACCTGCTTGGGCACCGTGATGTCCTCGGCGGCACAGGAGGCGAGGAAGAACGCGCCGCCAGCGGCGGCGAGTCGGCGAATCGAACGGGAAAGGAACATGGAGGCGAAGCGATTGGCGTGGGATGAGACAGGGAAATGAAACCGCGGCGTGGCTAGGCGTCCACCACCAGGTCGCGGGTCAGCTCCGCCACCGACGTGGCCCCGGCCAGCGACATCGCCAGGTCGAACTCGAGCCGCAGGTGCTGCAGCACCTCGACCACCCCCGATTCTCCGCCGGCGGCGAGCCCCCACAGCGGGGGGCGGCCGACCAGCACGGCCCGCGCGCCTAACGCGACGGCCTTCACGATGTCGGTCCCCCGGCGGATCCCCCCGTCGACGTAGACCTCGCCCCGCCCCGCCACGGCCTCGACCACCTCGGGGAGGGCGCGGGCGGTGGCGATCGCCGTGTCGAGCTGTCGCCCGCCATGATTGGAGACGATGATCCCGGCGGCCCCGTGCCCGAGGGCGCGCACGGCGTCGTCGCCCCGCACGATCCCCTTCACCACCACCGGGAGCCCCGTGACGTCATGCGCCCACTCGATGTCGCGCGGCGTCAGGGCGGCATCATGGAGCGCCTGGAGGTGCCTGGCGAGCGCCGACCCTTCGCCGTCGCCATGCGGCAGGCGCGAGTGCCCGGAGCCGGCCGCGACCGCGTTGGCAATGGTGAGGTGCGGCGGCAGGGTGAAGCCGCTCGTCAGGTCGCGCTCGCGCCACCCCAGCATCGGGGCATCGACGGTGATGACGATCGCCGAGTAGCCGGCGTCGCGCGCACGCTCCAGCAGCGCACGCGTCGCCCCCCGGTCCTGGTAGATGTAGAGCTGGAACCACATCGGACCGGCGGCGGCGGTCCGCACCTCTTCCAGCGCCGTCGTCGCCGTCGTGCTCACCACCATCAGCGACCCGCACGCCTGCGCCGCCCGCGCCATCGCCAGCTCCCCCTCGGGGTGGGCGAGCTTCTGCATCGCCGTCGGCGCGACCATCACGGGGAAGTCGATCGTCTCCCCCAGCACCGTCGTCGCGAGGCGTCGGGTCGTCACGTCGACCATGGTCCGATACCGCAGCGCGAGCCGCTCCCACGCCGCGCGGTTCTCGCGCAGCGTCACCTCGTCGTTGGCCCCGCCGGCGTAGTACCCCCAGGCGGCCGCGTCCATCCGCGCAGCCGCCCGGGCCTCGACCTCCGACAGGTTGATCATCGCGGCGGGCCCGCCCCCCTGCCTAACGCTTGTAGTCCGCCGACTTGCGGAGCGCGTCGGTGCAGCTGGGCCACGCCGTGGCCCCGGGGAACCGCCCGGGCCCCGCCGCCTCCCCCGCCATCGCTCCGCGATCGAACACCCGGCGATCGCGCGCCACCATCTCCGGCTCCTCCGAGGCGAGATACGCCAGCATCGCGGTCAGCACCGCGTTGTTCATCACCTCGTCGGCCACCATCTTGTCGTACGTGTCGCGCTGGGTGTGCCAGGTGTACTGCCCGTACGACCAGTCCAGCGCCCCCAGCCCGAAGCCGGGCGCGCCGTGGCACACGAACGACGCGTGATCGGAGCCTCCCCCCGCCGGGCTCCCCGGAACGCCAAGGGTCACGTGGCGCGAGATCTCCGACGGGACGCTGGCCAGCCAGCGCGCCAGCGCACCGCTGGCGGTGGTGAAGCCCGACGCCGAGAGATTCACCACGCGCCCCGTCCCGTTGTCCTGGTTGAAGAGCGCCTGCAGCCCCTTCACCACCTCGGGATGGTCGGCGGCGAAGGCGCGCGAGCCGTTGAGCCCCTGCTCCTCGCCGCTCCAGTGCCCCACGAGGATCGTCCGCTTCGGGTTGGGATACACCTGCTTGAGGATGCGCAGCGCTTCCATCATCACCACGGTCCCCGTCCCGTTATCGGTCATCCCCGACCCGCCGTCCCACGAGTCGAAGTGCGCCGACAGCACGACGTACTCGTCGGGCTTCTGCGTCCCGCGCATGCGGGCGATGGTGTTGAAGACCGGGACCTCGCCGAGGTGCTCGGCGTCGGCTCGCACGCGGAGCTTCGGCCCCTGCTTGTTGTCGGCCAGGCGGTAGAGCAGTCCGTAGTCCTCGCACGAGAGGTCGAGCGACGGGACCTTCGTGGTGCGCGAATCGAAGACCTTCTGCACCCCCCATCCACGCGACCAATTGCTCGCGATCACCCCGGCCACCCCGCCCTGCTCGAGGCGCGCACCGAGGAAGCCGGTGCCGAGCCCCGTGCCGTATCCGGTGGCCTGGATGCGGCGCTGCCAGGCGGCCTGCGCCTCGCTGCGCGCCTTCTTCATCGCCTCGAAGCCGGCGGGGAGGGCATAGTGCTCCCAGTTGTCGTCCGGCCGGCACGTCGGCTGCAGCATCGAGACGAGGACGAACTTCCCCCTGGCCTGCGGGAGCCACTGGACGAACGCGGTCGAGTCGGCAAACTCGGGAAGGACGACGACGTCACCGGTCACGTCCTTGTTCCCCGTCCCGCCGCTCCACGCCAGCATCATCCCTTCGAGCGTGCGGACGCGGGGCTCGATGAGGTCGATGTGCGTCGCCCCGCGGCGCCACCCCTTCCACGTCCCGTATTGCTCGTTGCTGGCCTCCAATCCCCACCCCTTGTAGGTGGCCACCAGCCAGTCGTTGCCGCGCTTCATGCCCGGCGTCCCGGTCAGGCGCGGACCGATCGAGTCGGCGAGGACCTGCGCCAGGCGTGCCACCTGCGAACGATTCATCCCCTCGTCCCAGATGCTGCGGATGACGGGGTCGGGGGTGGTGTAGCTCTGGGCGCGAGCGACGGGCGCGACGGTCGCGAGTGCGGCGAGGATCGCGAGGGCCGCGAACGGGGAGTCGGAGCGACGCATGGGATGCCGGGGGACGTGGGTGGAAGGTCTCACCCGAATCTGGTGTAGTGCACGTCACAGCGGGAGGCGCATGCCGGTGCGGTCCTGTCGGTGCAGCGACGCCACAGCCTTGCCGCGCGGGCCGGACGGGCGTAAGAAGGGGCGTCCTTTTCCCGGGGGGCGAGTGGTATGGGCGCACGAAAGAAGCGCGCGGGCGGCGAGGGGACGTCTCGCCCGGCTCCCGCGGAGCACGCGCGGAAGCGGTTCGATCCGAGCCAGCTCGATCGCACGGTCATCGCGATCCCGCTCGTCGAACGGATGGCGCGGATGGAAGGGGAGCGTGCGGCCGGCGAGGCGCCGCCGGTCCATCCGGTCGTCATCGACCTCAACCTCGACTTCGCGGGCGGGCGAGAGGCGGCCCGCCAGTTCGTGATCGGCCTCGTCGCGGAGGTGGTCGTCGGACGGCCATCCCGGACAAACCGGGCGCAGCGCGACACCCTCCTGCGGCGCCTGGATCGCCTGTCGCCGGCGCAGTACGTGGCCGCCTCGCTCACCGAGGCGCAACTCACGCGGCTCGTCGAGGGCGACGTCAGGCAGGCCGGCGGGGTGTGGCAGCGCCGCGGGATCTACCGCATCTGGCCCGACTTCGAGGTCCGCGCCTGCCTGACGAGAAGCGGGATGACGGTCAAGGCCGACGCCGCCCGCATCGCCTTCAACGCCCGTGGCAACGGCATCGTCTGGGCGGTGATGGATTCCGGCATCGACGTCACGCACCCGCACTTCGCCACGTACCGGAACCTCGACGTGGCCGCGCCCATCGCGCATGCCTCCTTCCTGGGCGACGATGGCGACGATCCCTTGCAGGACGAATTCGGGCACGGGACGCACGTCGCCGGGATCATCGCCGGGTGCGCGGCGGCCGCGAGCGCGGGCCGCCGGAGGGAGAAGGTGTACGCCGCGCACGGCGTGCGCGAGGAGCAGTCGCAGCTCCCCATGGTCGACGTGCGCGAGGTGCGGGAGGAGCTCTGCGCCATGGCCCCGGAGTGCAAGCTCGTGAGCATGAAGGTGCTGGACGCCGCGGGGCGCGGGACCACCTCGGCGATCATCCGTGCCCTGCAGCGGGTCCACGAGATCAACCAGCACGGGCGTCGCCTCCTCATCCACGGGGTGAACCTGAGCCTCGGCTACGACTTCGAACCCGAGTGGTTCGCCTGCGGCCAGAGCCCGCTCTGCGTGGAGGTCGACCGCCTGGTGCGCGCCGGGGTGGTGGTCGTTGCGGCCGCCGGCAACTCGGGCTACGGCTACCAGCAGACGGCGTTCACCGGGGTCAAGGCCGCCGGCCTCCCCCTCACCATCAACGACCCCGGCAACGCCGAGCTCGCGATCACGGTGGGCTCCACGCATCGCGAGATGCCGCACCGTTACGGCGCCTCGTTCTTCTCGTCCAAGGGGCCCACCGGCGACGGGCGCAACAAGCCCGACCTGCTTGCACCTGGAGAAAAGATCCTGTCGTGCGCCGCCGGGGCAAAGAAGGGCGGGATCCTGGCGCGCCAGCGCAGCGCGGGATCGCCCAGCCGTCGGCGGGTGGGCGACGCGCAGGTGCAGTACGTCGAGGACAGCGGCACGAGCATGGCGGCCCCGCACGTCTCCGGCGCCATTGCCGCGTTTCTCTCGGTGCGGCGCGAGTTCCAGGGCCAGCCCGAGCGCGTCAAGGCACTCTTTCTCGAGAACGCCACCGACCTCGACCGCGACCGCTACTTCCAGGGGCGCGGGCTGGTCGACCTCATGCGCACCATCCAGGCGGTGTGACGGAGCGCTCCATGGGCACCCGGGACGGCTTTCCGTACGCCGAGATCGCCTTCGATGCGCGCGGCAAGTACGACGCCGCACGGCTCGACACGGTGCTCGGCACCCTGCGCACCCCGGGCATCACCGACGTCGTCTTCCTGTCGCACGGGTGGAACAACGACACTCGCGACGCGCGCCGCTGGTACGGCAGGTACCTCGGGCTCCTGCGCGAGGAATTCGACGCCGGGCGCGTCGCCGGGATCGCCGGGCGCACCACGGCCATCGTCGCGGTCTTCTGGCCTTCCAAGACGTTCGCCGACGCCGAGCTGCAGCCGGGCAACGCCAGCTCGTTGGGGAAGACGGTCACGACGGCCAGCGTCAGGAAGCAGCTCGCGCGGCTCGCGAGCGCCTGCCCCGACGAGGCGTCCAAGGCGCGCGTCGCGGCCGCCGCGAAGCTCGTCGACCGCCTCGAGGGTGACGTGGTGGCGCAGCGCGCGTTCGTCGACATGCTGCGGGGCTTTTGGGTCGCGGGGAGCCCCGGCAGCGACGGGCTCCCTCCCACGGGGGTCGCCCGCCCCGGCGACGAGGTGCTGCGGGCGCTCGCGCCGCCGGTCCTCGACCTCCCCGGTGGCGATCGTCTCGGGGGCGCCGCGTCCACCGGCGGTGCTCCCCTGGCGGCGCCGGCCGGCGGTGCCGCCAGCCTGCTCGGCTCGATCCTGAACGGGGCGCGCAATGCCCTCAACATGACGACCTACTTCATGATGAAGGCGCGCGCCGGCACGGTGGGAGCGCAGGGGCTCGCCACCGTGATCGCGCGCGTGCAGGACGCGTTCCCCTCGCTCGAGGTGCACCTGGCGGGGCACTCCTTCGGCGGGCGCCTGGTGGTCTCGGCCGCCAACGCCCTCCCGGGGCCCGCTTCGCGCCGCGTCCAGTCGCTCTTCCTCATGCAGGCCGCCTTCTCGCATTACGGCCTCGCCGAGAAGTACGACGGCACGAGCGACGGCCTGTTCCGGCCCGTCATCGCCGGCCGCAAGGTATCGGGGCCCATCTGCATCACCCACACCGTCAGCGACAAGGCGGTGGGGATCGCGTACCCGCTGGCGTCTCGACTGGGAGGGCAGGTGGCCTCGGGACTGGGGGACGAACACGACCGCTACGGCGGGATCGGACGCAACGGGGCGCAGAAGACCCCGGAGGTCACGCCGCTCCCCCTCCTTTCGGCCAGCGGGCGCTACGCCTTCGCCCCGGGGGGCGTGTACAACCTCGACGCCAACACCGTCATCACCGGCCACAGCGACATCTGCCGCATCGAGGTGGCCCATGCCCTGGCGTCGATGATCGCCGCCACCTAGCGGCCGCCGCGTCGTCACGGCGACCGCTGGGCGGCCAGCGCCTACGCCCCGCCGTACAGCCCGTTGAAGAGGAGCTTGAACGTGCCGTGCGGCGTGGCCCGGAAGGTGATCTCGGGACCGAACAGGTAGAGCGTCCCCTTCCCCACCCTCGCCTCC encodes:
- a CDS encoding acetoacetate--CoA ligase, coding for MRDGSVADAPLWRPSPDRAARTNLVRFARQVQAADGVPCVGEDGTLAYAALHRWSVEHPERFWPAVWRYGGVIADERPDGQGAWEQVVVGAGRMAPPDPVLGPRWFPGARLNFAENLLRARDERDALVAWHEGGRYARLSHAALYRQVQRAAAALRAHGVGPGDRVAAFLPNIPEAVIAMLATAAVGAIWSSCSPDFGVNGVLDRFGQIAPRILVACDGYRYAGKAIDTLGRVREIAARIPAIERVVVVPYLDAGGDVSGVRQATAWEDWLAEGDGRLAGEGSGDGRGTEGAFERFPFDHPLYIMYSSGTTGLPKCMVHGAGGTLLQHLKEHVLHTDLTADDRIFYFTTCGWMMWNWLVSALAVGATVVLYDGAPMALDVQTGDGRRGTGEAPRAEASTPSRSLLWAMAEAERITVFGTSAKYLALAEKAGLAPGRDHDLSALRVVLSTGSPLAPPSFDYVYRDIKRDVQLSSISGGTDIISCFALGNPAGAVWRGELQVPGLGMAVEILDERGHPVEGEPGELVCTRPFPSMPVAFWNDPDGARYRAAYFEAYPGVWRHGDWAERTVHGGLVISGRSDATLNPGGVRIGTAEIYRQVEQLPEVVESLVVGQETGGEGDRDVRIVLFVRLRDGAMLDDALRARIAQRIRANTSPHHVPRVIVAVADIPRTISGKITELAVRDVIHGRPVKNVDALANPQALELFRDLPELRMDGGGARA
- a CDS encoding alpha-hydroxy-acid oxidizing enzyme, whose translation is MINLSEVEARAAARMDAAAWGYYAGGANDEVTLRENRAAWERLALRYRTMVDVTTRRLATTVLGETIDFPVMVAPTAMQKLAHPEGELAMARAAQACGSLMVVSTTATTALEEVRTAAAGPMWFQLYIYQDRGATRALLERARDAGYSAIVITVDAPMLGWRERDLTSGFTLPPHLTIANAVAAGSGHSRLPHGDGEGSALARHLQALHDAALTPRDIEWAHDVTGLPVVVKGIVRGDDAVRALGHGAAGIIVSNHGGRQLDTAIATARALPEVVEAVAGRGEVYVDGGIRRGTDIVKAVALGARAVLVGRPPLWGLAAGGESGVVEVLQHLRLEFDLAMSLAGATSVAELTRDLVVDA
- a CDS encoding peptidase M28, producing the protein MRRSDSPFAALAILAALATVAPVARAQSYTTPDPVIRSIWDEGMNRSQVARLAQVLADSIGPRLTGTPGMKRGNDWLVATYKGWGLEASNEQYGTWKGWRRGATHIDLIEPRVRTLEGMMLAWSGGTGNKDVTGDVVVLPEFADSTAFVQWLPQARGKFVLVSMLQPTCRPDDNWEHYALPAGFEAMKKARSEAQAAWQRRIQATGYGTGLGTGFLGARLEQGGVAGVIASNWSRGWGVQKVFDSRTTKVPSLDLSCEDYGLLYRLADNKQGPKLRVRADAEHLGEVPVFNTIARMRGTQKPDEYVVLSAHFDSWDGGSGMTDNGTGTVVMMEALRILKQVYPNPKRTILVGHWSGEEQGLNGSRAFAADHPEVVKGLQALFNQDNGTGRVVNLSASGFTTASGALARWLASVPSEISRHVTLGVPGSPAGGGSDHASFVCHGAPGFGLGALDWSYGQYTWHTQRDTYDKMVADEVMNNAVLTAMLAYLASEEPEMVARDRRVFDRGAMAGEAAGPGRFPGATAWPSCTDALRKSADYKR